A segment of the Lolium perenne isolate Kyuss_39 chromosome 3, Kyuss_2.0, whole genome shotgun sequence genome:
TATAATGGATGATCTACATGAGATGGCAAGTTTATTTCCAAATCCGACCTGTAGCTATTGTAGTTTATTTTATTATAATATATTACAATCTAGGTAGCAAAGATAAATTAATCTTACTACATTTATATTATCTATAGGATATGTACATATTACCTGCTAACTTAACAGAACATAATGCTATTACCTAACTTGTTATTCTTCCTTAGATGGTATATCAGGTTATCTTAATTGCAAATAGACTAGGCCTGCAAAGTGTAAAACTTAAGTTATTTCTAAGTCTAGAAGCTAATAAGAATTTAGTGTTTCAGTCTAACTGCAATGTCAAGTGTACCTTTTCTTTCTGAGCATATATATGGCATGTGTATTATATTGTAACACTGATAGTAATTGATATATTAATATACGGGACTGGACGGCCAATAAGGATTTAGTTGCACACTTGGAATAATGATAGTCACTTTAGTTTaaccaaaaaaaaaactaagCTGGATAGATTTGTTTTCCAGGGTAGCACTCAGTTATGAAATAATGTTGTTACAATCCTACTGCTCCCTGCAGATAATACCAGGGAAGTTTGCAGCACGTTTCAAAGGAAAGGTATCTGGAACAATCAAACTGGAAGCGCGGAGCGGTAGCATTTGCGATGTTGCAGTTAAAACATGCGCTGATAAAATGATCCTTGAATCTGGATGGGAGGAATTTGTCAATGAGCATGACTTGGGAAAGGGTGATTTTCTGGTatttagatacattggagactctCAGTTTAATGTTGCAATATTTGATCCAAGCGGCTGCGAGAAGGCATCATCATGCGTAAGCATGAACAACCCTCGTCATGTTGAGACTGTCAAGAGATCTTATGCGCGTCATTCTAGGCAATCTCTTGATGACACCATGGAGAAGAGTTCTTCATCCACTCCTTCAGAGGAACAAGGTGACGTATCACAATGTCTGTTTAACTTATACTATTTTATAGCTCTGTTCAATAGCTAATTTAGCTTGATTATTGGAAACAGGGGATGCTTCTTCCTCACAAGATGATTCCAGATCAAACAATGCTCGTCCATACATGATTGGATCTAATGCTTATCTAACTCAAGTGCAAAAGGATAAAGTGAAAGAGATTGTCCAAGCTATCAATTCCGACATCCCAATCCATGTCGCAGTCATGTCTAAAAGCCATGTTAACAGAGCGAAGTGCGGATTTGTGAGTATCATGTGCCGTCTTAAGCAATATCACATCTTTGGTCAGATTAGTTCTCTTCAACTTCTACAACAGGAGTATGAGAACAAACCTGAAGGCCTTCTCTACTGTATCATAAACTTTTCCATGTTTTTATTCCACAACTGCATTTCTAAAAAAACAATTACTGCCCAATCGGGTATGAACTTTCTGAAGAAGCTTTATTTTGTTTCCAATCTGTGGCAGGACTTCATTAA
Coding sequences within it:
- the LOC127338039 gene encoding putative B3 domain-containing protein Os03g0621600 isoform X2, which produces MILESGWEEFVNEHDLGKGDFLVFRYIGDSQFNVAIFDPSGCEKASSCVSMNNPRHVETVKRSYARHSRQSLDDTMEKSSSSTPSEEQGDASSSQDDSRSNNARPYMIGSNAYLTQVQKDKVKEIVQAINSDIPIHVAVMSKSHVNRAKCGFDFIKRYGDYLPQEKQIVVLQLRGERWKMWLNDARTKRGRRLIHGWRQFVMDNDLQIGDICLFDLINDKKICTISVHIIRARKRVADSSDR
- the LOC127338039 gene encoding putative B3 domain-containing protein Os03g0621600 isoform X1 translates to MILESGWEEFVNEHDLGKGDFLVFRYIGDSQFNVAIFDPSGCEKASSCVSMNNPRHVETVKRSYARHSRQSLDDTMEKSSSSTPSEEQGDASSSQDDSRSNNARPYMIGSNAYLTQVQKDKVKEIVQAINSDIPIHVAVMSKSHVNRAKCGFVSIMCRLKQYHIFGQISSLQLLQQEYENKPEGLLYCIINFSMFLFHNCISKKTITAQSGMNFLKKLYFVSNLWQDFIKRYGDYLPQEKQIVVLQLRGERWKMWLNDARTKRGRRLIHGWRQFVMDNDLQIGDICLFDLINDKKICTISVHIIRARKRVADSSDR